In Methanosarcina siciliae T4/M, one genomic interval encodes:
- a CDS encoding thioredoxin family protein yields MKIEILGTGCAKCKKTKEAIEKVLAETGKKAEVVKVEDIETILNYGVMVTPAVVVDGEVKIAGKVPDEKEIKKWIE; encoded by the coding sequence ATGAAGATTGAAATCCTTGGTACAGGCTGTGCAAAATGTAAGAAAACAAAGGAAGCTATCGAAAAAGTCCTTGCTGAAACCGGAAAGAAAGCCGAAGTAGTAAAAGTTGAGGACATTGAAACTATCCTGAACTACGGTGTGATGGTAACTCCTGCAGTCGTGGTCGATGGAGAAGTAAAAATAGCAGGCAAAGTCCCGGATGAAAAAGAAATCAAGAAATGGATTGAATAA
- a CDS encoding permease, which yields MTLDYLTYLISVGLQSVQEYLALHVLMCLVPAFFLAGAIASLFSKESVLKFFGADAPKYVSYTVAAVSGCLLAVCSCTVLPLFAGIYKRGAGIGPATTFLFSAPAINILAIVYTAKILGYDLGAARAFAAVLLSVLVGVIMSLAYERKDTERKPIKTFGEAEHKHSVQLFILLIVVLIAPELMSSWGWKYTFQILAWIPLIGLTAYLSYRWFSKEEINSWVGETWFLIKQITPLLLLGVFFAGIAVVVLPKEYVAAFVGGNSLASNFISSIAGALMYFSTLTEVPIIKALTLLGMGTGPSLAMLLAGPALSLPNMIVINRIMGVKKGMTYICLVVLIATFSGYVFGSMFA from the coding sequence ATGACCCTTGATTATCTCACTTATCTCATATCAGTAGGGCTTCAGTCCGTGCAGGAGTACCTGGCGCTCCACGTTCTGATGTGCCTGGTGCCTGCCTTTTTCCTGGCGGGTGCGATTGCCTCCCTCTTTTCCAAGGAATCGGTACTTAAGTTTTTCGGAGCGGACGCCCCCAAATATGTATCTTATACGGTAGCTGCTGTTTCAGGCTGCCTGCTTGCGGTCTGCAGCTGCACGGTCCTTCCCCTTTTTGCAGGAATTTACAAGCGGGGAGCAGGTATAGGCCCTGCAACCACTTTTTTGTTTTCTGCCCCTGCAATCAATATCCTTGCAATTGTCTACACTGCAAAAATCCTGGGATATGACCTGGGAGCTGCCAGGGCTTTTGCGGCCGTACTCCTGTCCGTGCTTGTGGGCGTAATAATGTCCCTTGCCTATGAAAGGAAGGACACGGAAAGAAAGCCCATAAAAACCTTCGGAGAAGCAGAGCATAAACACAGTGTTCAACTTTTCATCCTGCTCATCGTTGTCCTCATAGCCCCCGAATTAATGTCCTCCTGGGGCTGGAAGTACACGTTCCAGATACTTGCATGGATTCCACTTATCGGACTTACCGCATATCTCTCATACAGGTGGTTTTCAAAAGAAGAAATCAACAGCTGGGTGGGAGAAACCTGGTTCCTGATAAAGCAGATTACTCCCCTGCTCCTGCTGGGAGTGTTCTTCGCAGGGATTGCGGTCGTGGTGCTCCCCAAAGAGTACGTAGCAGCTTTTGTGGGCGGAAACTCCCTGGCTTCAAACTTTATCTCTTCCATAGCAGGAGCCCTGATGTATTTCTCAACCCTCACGGAAGTTCCAATCATCAAAGCCCTGACCCTGCTTGGAATGGGAACAGGCCCTTCCCTGGCAATGCTCCTTGCAGGCCCCGCTCTCAGTCTTCCAAATATGATCGTAATCAACAGGATAATGGGCGTAAAAAAAGGCATGACCTACATCTGCCTTGTAGTTTTGATTGCAACTTTTTCAGGCTACGTTTTCGGGAGCATGTTCGCATGA
- a CDS encoding putative zinc-binding protein: MAEETKCACGSANVAIFPCVGAANVGQLSNKIAIELEKQGIGNLMCTVGIGARAPGLMKSAESSDRIMTIDGCPVNCATKTMELAGFKVDRQIVISDFGIKKTKDRDLKDEEVAEVLGKVMEILQSE, from the coding sequence ATGGCAGAAGAAACAAAATGTGCGTGTGGTTCGGCAAACGTGGCAATTTTCCCCTGTGTGGGAGCGGCAAATGTAGGCCAGCTTTCAAACAAAATCGCAATCGAACTCGAAAAACAGGGAATAGGAAACCTTATGTGTACCGTAGGTATAGGAGCTCGAGCTCCCGGACTCATGAAATCCGCTGAATCTTCCGACAGGATTATGACCATCGACGGCTGCCCGGTAAACTGCGCAACCAAAACAATGGAACTGGCAGGCTTCAAGGTTGACCGCCAGATAGTAATTTCCGACTTCGGAATTAAGAAAACAAAGGACAGAGACCTTAAGGACGAAGAGGTTGCTGAAGTCCTTGGAAAAGTTATGGAGATCTTGCAGTCTGAATAA
- a CDS encoding thioredoxin family protein, producing MRIEVLGSGCAKCNKTKDLAEKAVKETGVDAEIVKVEDFDKILEYGVMVTPAIVIDGDVKIAGKVPSVEDIKKWITK from the coding sequence ATGAGAATCGAAGTACTGGGCTCAGGTTGTGCAAAATGTAACAAAACCAAAGACCTTGCAGAAAAAGCCGTTAAAGAAACGGGCGTGGATGCGGAAATCGTCAAGGTAGAAGACTTTGACAAAATACTGGAATACGGGGTCATGGTCACCCCTGCCATTGTGATTGACGGCGATGTTAAAATAGCAGGCAAGGTCCCGAGTGTAGAAGACATCAAGAAATGGATTACAAAATAA
- a CDS encoding permease — protein MADIFYPLQWIADKLTYEVFGIAPATHLAASVNFIIYDVLKIFVLLSVMIFAISYLRTYITPEKTRKVLGGKKGLRYHLIASLIGTVSPFCSCSSVPLFIGFVEAGVPLGVTFSFLITSPLVNEAAVAVLWATLGLKATAIYVVSGIVLGVFGGYVIGFLKLEKYVEEFVYKIKVGKQASEQEKMTVKERAGTAFEGVKDIVGRVWIYVIIGVSIGGIFHGYAPEGILEKYAGKGNLLAVPIAVLVGVPLYSNVMGMIPIMESLIGKGLPIGTSLAFLMSVTAVSLPEMVILKKVLKKELIAIFVSIVGLSIIFTGYMFNILL, from the coding sequence ATGGCTGATATCTTTTATCCTCTACAATGGATTGCAGACAAACTGACATACGAGGTTTTCGGGATTGCACCCGCTACTCACCTTGCAGCCAGTGTCAACTTTATTATCTATGACGTGTTAAAAATCTTCGTCCTGCTTTCCGTGATGATTTTTGCGATCTCCTACCTCAGGACCTATATCACCCCGGAAAAAACCAGAAAGGTGCTCGGAGGTAAGAAAGGGCTTCGCTACCACCTGATAGCTTCCCTGATAGGAACGGTTTCTCCGTTCTGTTCATGTTCCTCAGTGCCCCTCTTTATCGGATTTGTGGAAGCAGGGGTTCCTCTCGGAGTAACTTTTTCCTTCCTGATTACCTCCCCTCTGGTAAACGAAGCTGCAGTAGCCGTCCTCTGGGCAACCCTTGGCTTGAAAGCAACTGCAATTTATGTAGTCTCAGGGATTGTACTCGGAGTATTCGGAGGTTATGTGATCGGCTTCCTGAAGCTGGAAAAGTACGTTGAAGAATTCGTCTACAAAATAAAAGTCGGAAAACAGGCATCCGAACAAGAAAAAATGACAGTAAAAGAGAGAGCCGGAACTGCTTTCGAAGGTGTTAAAGACATCGTAGGAAGAGTCTGGATTTACGTGATCATCGGAGTCAGCATTGGAGGAATCTTCCACGGGTATGCCCCTGAAGGCATCCTCGAAAAATATGCAGGAAAGGGTAACCTGCTTGCAGTGCCGATCGCTGTCCTGGTGGGCGTACCCCTCTACTCAAACGTTATGGGCATGATCCCCATTATGGAAAGCCTGATCGGAAAGGGGCTCCCCATAGGAACTTCACTGGCCTTCCTCATGTCGGTAACAGCCGTATCTTTGCCTGAAATGGTAATCCTCAAAAAGGTGTTGAAGAAAGAGTTGATTGCAATATTTGTTTCGATTGTGGGGCTTTCGATCATCTTTACGGGATACATGTTCAATATACTGCTGTAA
- a CDS encoding ArsR/SmtB family transcription factor has product MSDEDNVQLFKALSEETRYKIIKVLLEGERCACEIPNLIGKTQSNTSMHLAKLQDWGIIKVRKDGKMRLYSIDNEKIREILRIAEE; this is encoded by the coding sequence GTGAGTGATGAAGATAATGTACAGCTCTTCAAAGCCCTGAGTGAAGAAACAAGGTACAAAATCATTAAGGTCCTGCTGGAAGGAGAGCGCTGCGCCTGCGAGATCCCGAACCTCATAGGCAAGACCCAGTCCAACACCTCGATGCACCTGGCAAAGCTGCAGGACTGGGGCATCATCAAGGTCAGAAAGGATGGAAAAATGAGGCTTTATTCCATAGATAATGAAAAAATCCGGGAAATTTTGAGAATAGCGGAAGAATAA
- a CDS encoding DUF6951 family protein — MTEITVNSTICDFTHKLRGSMKGGNIIVDIETPCEKIKKISHLEVPMMETMDIKDNYVMDRAKEAKCCSNCLVPCGVLNLCKLESGFIAKSLAKKAGSLSIDFDEV; from the coding sequence ATGACTGAAATCACTGTTAACTCCACAATATGCGACTTTACCCACAAACTCCGTGGGAGCATGAAAGGCGGAAACATTATTGTGGATATCGAAACTCCATGTGAAAAAATAAAGAAAATCTCGCATCTTGAAGTTCCCATGATGGAAACAATGGATATCAAGGATAACTATGTGATGGACAGGGCCAAAGAGGCAAAATGCTGTTCTAACTGCCTGGTACCCTGCGGGGTGCTTAACCTCTGCAAGCTGGAAAGCGGTTTTATAGCAAAGTCCCTGGCAAAAAAAGCAGGGAGCCTCAGTATCGATTTTGATGAAGTCTGA